AAAGTTTTGGCTTTCCAAACCAGCGGGATGGCCGCCGACCTGGACCCGTTTATGTCGGGCAAGATCGCGATGAAGATTGATGGAAACTGGTACGTGGCGACTATCGCGAATACGCGCCGCGATCTCCGCTTCGGCGTGGCGCTGGCCCCCGCCTCGGAGGGTAACGAGCGGGTCGGATGGTGCGGCGGGTTTTCGTATGTGATCCCGAAGGGTTGCCGGCATCCGCGGGAGGCGTGGGAATTCATCCGGTTCATGGTTTCTCAGAAGGCGTTCAAGATAAAGGCCGACGCGGGCAGGCAGATCGCGAACGCGAACGGCAATGTCTTCATCCCTTCGATGAGTGCGCGCCGGGATGTGAATGAATGGGCGATGAACGAGTACGTATACAGCGATCCGGGGATTTCCCAGAGGTACAAGGATTCCGTGCGGTTGTTTGCCGATTCGATGGAGACGTCGAGGTTCCGGCCTGTGACGCCGGTGGGTCAGGTCCTGTGGAACGAACAGGTTCGGGCCATGGAGAACGGAATCTATAAGAAGTACGTTGCGGGGAGTGTGCGCGAGAATGCGGTTCGGGCACTTGACGAAAGTGCCGCGATTGTCCAGAAGGAGCTCGACCGCATCTATCACCCGGTGAAGTATCCGGAGTTCGACTTCCGTCCGGTGGTGGCAGGGTATTGTGGAATTCTGTTGGTGTCCATTGCCGGTCTTTATATGTATTTTGCGAGAAGGATGAAGGCGTCGGGCTATTTTAGGAAGGAGTTCTATGCCGGGTATGCCTTTGCCTCTCCGTGGTTCATTGGGTTCATTGTATTTGGAGGAGGCCCGATCTTTTTCTCGCTGGTGATGAGTTTCAGCCAGTATGACGTATTCAATCCTCCGGGATTCGTGGGGTTTAAGAACTACACGAACCTGTTCACGAACGACCCCCTGTTCTATAAGTCTTTATGGAACACGGTTTTCATGGGGTTGAACGTTCCTCTCAGTATGGCGCTTGGGCTAGGTATCGCCATGCTGTTGAGCCGGGAGGTCCGCGGCATGGGGGTTTACCGGACCATCTTCTACCTTCCGGCGGTGATGCCGGCCGTGGCCGCTTCGATCCTCTGGATATGGATTTTCAATCCGCAGGAAGGGGTGCTCAACAGCATCCTCGGGCAAGTCGGTGTCCCGAATATTAAGTGGCTGCAGGATGAGGCGTGGTCCAAGCCGGCACTCATTATTATGACGGTGTGGGGTGCGGGCGGGAGCATGATCATCTGGTTGGCGGGGTTGAAGGGGATTCCGCAGCATTTGTACGAGGCGGCGGAGTTGGATGGCGCGGGTCCGGTGAGGCGCTTCTTTCATGTCACGATTCCGATGCTGAGTCCGTACATTCTCTTCAATTTGATTATGGGGTTGATCGGGACTTTCCAAGTCTTCACCCAGGCCTACATCATGACCCGGGGAGGTCCGCTGGATTCGACGCTATTTTACGTCTACGCCCTGTTTAACAACGCATTTCGATACATGAAGATGGGTTATGCGTCCGCCATGGCATGGGTTTTGTTCGCTATCGTGCTTTTACTGACGCTTTTTCAGATCCGTTTGAGCCGCCGTTGGGTTCACTATGAGTCTGGCGAATGAATAGGAAGAAGACAGCGAGCGCAGTGGTTTGGCGGGGCGTAACCCACGCGATGCTTCTTGCGGGGTCCATTCTTTTTGCGGCGCCGTTCATTTGGTTGCTCAGTACCAGTTCAAAAGTGAACGACGAGCTCTATCCTCCAAAGTGGATTCCCCAAATTCCGAGGGGAGTGATTGAGTCGCCGTACATTGATGTACGGGACAATGAGCGCCCACTCAAACCGGTACTTGTAAGCGTCGAGGACTGGCAACGGCTCTTTTTGCCTGTCTGCGATGCAATTAGCGGGGCGATTGAGGGCTACAGGGATGAGTTTCCCGAGTTTTACGGCCCGTTTTTGACGAATAGGGTCTGGGCGGAGGCAGTTTTTGCTCGGTTGTTAAGGCGTGCGCCGGATGTTGTGTTTACAAAAATGAACAGCGAGGCCACCGCGTGGTTTGTTGAAAACACGACTCCGAAGTTGTGCCGGGAGGTCTTCGACACCGTCTATCGGAGGGTGGCGCTGTCGGATGTGGTGCTGCACGGTTGGGACCTCTCCATCGAACGGCCAACGGCCGGGGCGAATTTCTCGTGGCGTGTGGTAGATGGCGATGCCGTCGTTGTTAGCCGTCCGGAGGGATTGGATAGGCCGGGTCAGGAGGTTCGGTACTCGTTTGCGAAACGAGGGTCGTTCAGAGTGGAGACCATCCTTCCGACAGCGATGAGGCTTGAAGACCTGAAGCGGGTGGTGGTGAGCAATCACTGCGACCGATCATGGCATACGCTGTGGGCCACCGTCGAGATGGAGGGGCGGAAATTTGTCAGTGCCCAGTCGGCATTTTCGGGTACCGATCTGTGGCAGGAGACGACGTGGCAGTTCGCGAGCGAGGACGACGATTCGATCAAAATGAAGACCTGGCTGCGGTTGGAAGCTGCGGGGGTGTCGGAGTTTGTTGAACCGGGGAAGATTCGAGTGACGGTCGAGTATCGGTATGCGCCGCGCATCTTCGCGACATTCAATAAATACACGGATAACTACCGAAAGGCATTGCGCATCGCCCCGATGACGCTCTACGTGCGAAACAGCGTGTTGCTGGTTCTGCTCAACGTGGTGGGACAGGTGTTGGGGTCGTCGTTGGTGGCCTTTTCGTTTGCGAGGCTGCGGTGGCCAGGGCGTGATGCGTGCTTCTTCTTGGTGCTGGCAACGATGATGATTCCGCCGCAGGTGACCATGATTCCGGTGTTTCTGATCTTCAAGGAATTGGGCTGGTACAACTCCTTGAAGCCGTTGTGGGTGACGTCGTTTTTTGGCGGGGCATTCAACATTTTTCTGCTGAGGCAATTCATGTTGGGTATTCCGAGAGATCTTGAAGATAGTGCGAAGATCGATGGGTGCAGCTATTTTCGAATTTATCGAAGCATCGTATTGCCGTTAATCAAACCGGCGCTGGCGACAATTGGAATCTTCACCTTCTTGTATGTGTGGAACGATTTCATGGGGCCCTTGGTCTATCTGACCGATCAGCGTTTGTATCCCCTGAGTCTCGGGTTGTTCGCATTGCAGGCGCTGCAGGGCGGCGCCTTCAGCTACGGCCTGATGATGTCCGCGTCGGTGATGATGACGGTGCCCGTGATACTTCTCTTCTTCTCCGCGCAACGCACCTTCATTCAAGGCGTGACCTTGAGCGGATTGAAGGGGTAGGGCGCGTACCCTGCCGCACGTGTCAGGGCAAAAGTCGCCTGCGCCGTTTGTCTGGTGAATCGAGTGAGCGTAAGAGTGTGCTGCACCCTTTCGCCCGGTGCCGTCATAGATATAGTTATATATGATTATATATTGTCGCGTCCGTGGTAAAGAAGAGTCGGCGGTCGCCATCGCATGTCGGCGTGAGCTGTTTAACAAGGGGGCTTGCGAGCCTGGTGGATTAGATGCTGTGTGGCATGCGGGCGTGCTTTGCCTGGACGGTGGGATTGAATAGTTCATGGGGCGCACGTATGAGGTCCGACTTGTCTGAGCAAGACTGCTTAGCTGGAGGCTTGGCGTTACTCAATGGTCGTAATTCTCGGTAATCTACTATATATTGTAGTGGTGCCCGCCTTGGGCGGACGCCCGGTTTGGGGATGTCTGTGTGCTCCAGGCTGGCCCTTTGAGTCCTCCTTGCTGCACCTAATCGCTCGTGACAGCTTGAAGCGATCTTGAGGTTAGGGGGCCGAGCTTGGTGGGACTCTGAGTTGCTCGTAAATTCGACGAGTGCTGGGCTATGAGGATACTTCAGGTGTTGCGCGGCATATCGGGCGGAGGAAGTCACGTGCGGGCGACTCTGGGGATGGTGCTGCGGGGTGTTGAACGGAGCCGGGACTACGCTTCCGGGCGAATAATATAGATATTTCCACGCGTGTCGGGGTCGGGGGGTATGGGATTCTGCAATTGTTCCACGTGGAACCTTTTCTCGACACGTTCCACGTGGAACTTTTCATTGAAAAGATCGGCCACTTCAGCCGTTTGACACAGAAATGCCCTTTGTGGGCTCAGCCAACCTGCAATTCCCTTCGAGACCTTCTTGGGGTTCTCAATTGCCCTAGCAGTCAGAATCTGGGCCTCGATTCCCCTTGCGGCAGCGGGGAATTCCCCACACACAATATCTATACCATGCAAGCCAAGAACACCTACGACCCTTCGCAGAAACCCAACCTTCTTGGCGGATCGTTCAAGCAGTGTCACGTGTAGATCGGGAAGAATTGTCTTTGAAACGATTCCCGGGAATCCTCCGCCACTTCCGATGTCGAGAAGCGCACCGGCGTCCTTTCGGATGCTTGCCAGGCAGCATGCTACGCGAAGGGAGTCCAGCACGTGGCGCTCCCACAACAGGTTGAGATCACCCTGGGAAACCAGCGAACATACGCCATTCCATTCGCGAATCAGGGCGCAGTGCGACTCTAGTAGCCCCTGCTCGGCCTCCCCCAACCTGTAGCCCAGGCCCCGAAGGCACTCCGCATAGCGGTCCAACGTCGCTCTCGTGTTGTCTGTATTCACCACCACAATCCCTAGTAATTGGGCCAATATCGCCCGAAACCGAGACCCCTCAAACTTGACTTGCCCTCAACCCTGTGCTATCGTCGCCCACTATACCATATCCCCCAACGAGTTACGGAGTTCTACCGGTGAAGTTCCTGGTGCTACTTGGCGACGGCATGGCCGACTACCCGATTCCCGAGCTGGATGGACGCACACCCCTTGAAGCGGCAAATACACCCGCCATGGACGAGGTCGCGCGCTCGGGTATCTGTGGACTGTTCAATCCCATTCCCGATGACCTGCCTCCCGGGAGCGACATCGGCAACCTCTCGGTCTTCGGGTACGACCCGCACGCCGCGTTCACTGGCCGCGCACCTTTTGAGGCCGCTCAGCAGGGCATTCGCCTTGGACCCAAGGACATTGCATTTCGCTGCAATCTCGTCACCCTCAAAGACGGGGTGATGAGCAGCTTCACCTCGGGACACATCAGCAGTCCTGAGGGCGCGGAGATCATAGCAAGCCTTAACGCCGCAATGTCGGCCGACTTCCCTATTACCTTCAATCCCGGCGTCAGCTACCGGCACATTGCCATCATTAAAGAAGGCATCGTTTCCGGAGATGCGCTTGCGACCGTCGATTGCACGCCGCCGCACAATATAACGGATCAGGCTTACGCGCCCTACCTTCCCAACGGTCCGGCGGGAGAATTCATTCAAACGCTGATGGCGCGCAGCGCCGACGTGATGCGCGATCATCCCGTGAACAAGGCTCGAGTCGCGGCAGGCAAACCACCCGCTACTTCAATTTGGTTGTGGGGACAGGGTCGCGCTCCCCGCATGCAGCCGTTTCGCGAACGCTTTGGGATCGACGGAGCGGTTGTCTCTGCCGTCGACCTGGTGAAAGGCATTGGGGTGTGCGCGGGCCTTGAAGTGCTGCACGTCCCCGGCGCAACGGCCTACCTCGATACCGACTACGAGGGAAAGGTGGCTGCGGCCCTGGGCGCGCTGGAACGGGTAGACTTCGCCTACCTTCACGTGGAAGCGCCGGACGAGACGGCCCATGAAGGAAGGCTGGATCTCAAGCTTCGCGCGATAGAAGACTTCGACGCGCGCGTGG
The window above is part of the Candidatus Hydrogenedentota bacterium genome. Proteins encoded here:
- a CDS encoding class I SAM-dependent methyltransferase, whose product is MNTDNTRATLDRYAECLRGLGYRLGEAEQGLLESHCALIREWNGVCSLVSQGDLNLLWERHVLDSLRVACCLASIRKDAGALLDIGSGGGFPGIVSKTILPDLHVTLLERSAKKVGFLRRVVGVLGLHGIDIVCGEFPAAARGIEAQILTARAIENPKKVSKGIAGWLSPQRAFLCQTAEVADLFNEKFHVERVEKRFHVEQLQNPIPPDPDTRGNIYIIRPEA
- a CDS encoding extracellular solute-binding protein, which produces KVLAFQTSGMAADLDPFMSGKIAMKIDGNWYVATIANTRRDLRFGVALAPASEGNERVGWCGGFSYVIPKGCRHPREAWEFIRFMVSQKAFKIKADAGRQIANANGNVFIPSMSARRDVNEWAMNEYVYSDPGISQRYKDSVRLFADSMETSRFRPVTPVGQVLWNEQVRAMENGIYKKYVAGSVRENAVRALDESAAIVQKELDRIYHPVKYPEFDFRPVVAGYCGILLVSIAGLYMYFARRMKASGYFRKEFYAGYAFASPWFIGFIVFGGGPIFFSLVMSFSQYDVFNPPGFVGFKNYTNLFTNDPLFYKSLWNTVFMGLNVPLSMALGLGIAMLLSREVRGMGVYRTIFYLPAVMPAVAASILWIWIFNPQEGVLNSILGQVGVPNIKWLQDEAWSKPALIIMTVWGAGGSMIIWLAGLKGIPQHLYEAAELDGAGPVRRFFHVTIPMLSPYILFNLIMGLIGTFQVFTQAYIMTRGGPLDSTLFYVYALFNNAFRYMKMGYASAMAWVLFAIVLLLTLFQIRLSRRWVHYESGE
- a CDS encoding cofactor-independent phosphoglycerate mutase: MKFLVLLGDGMADYPIPELDGRTPLEAANTPAMDEVARSGICGLFNPIPDDLPPGSDIGNLSVFGYDPHAAFTGRAPFEAAQQGIRLGPKDIAFRCNLVTLKDGVMSSFTSGHISSPEGAEIIASLNAAMSADFPITFNPGVSYRHIAIIKEGIVSGDALATVDCTPPHNITDQAYAPYLPNGPAGEFIQTLMARSADVMRDHPVNKARVAAGKPPATSIWLWGQGRAPRMQPFRERFGIDGAVVSAVDLVKGIGVCAGLEVLHVPGATAYLDTDYEGKVAAALGALERVDFAYLHVEAPDETAHEGRLDLKLRAIEDFDARVVAPCLEYARKRGDVRILVAPDHITALSTKTHAGGPVPFAMCGPGVLPDGSTSYSERSAEGSGLLFPEGHELVPFMLQSANVAASSISS
- a CDS encoding ABC transporter permease subunit, whose translation is MNRKKTASAVVWRGVTHAMLLAGSILFAAPFIWLLSTSSKVNDELYPPKWIPQIPRGVIESPYIDVRDNERPLKPVLVSVEDWQRLFLPVCDAISGAIEGYRDEFPEFYGPFLTNRVWAEAVFARLLRRAPDVVFTKMNSEATAWFVENTTPKLCREVFDTVYRRVALSDVVLHGWDLSIERPTAGANFSWRVVDGDAVVVSRPEGLDRPGQEVRYSFAKRGSFRVETILPTAMRLEDLKRVVVSNHCDRSWHTLWATVEMEGRKFVSAQSAFSGTDLWQETTWQFASEDDDSIKMKTWLRLEAAGVSEFVEPGKIRVTVEYRYAPRIFATFNKYTDNYRKALRIAPMTLYVRNSVLLVLLNVVGQVLGSSLVAFSFARLRWPGRDACFFLVLATMMIPPQVTMIPVFLIFKELGWYNSLKPLWVTSFFGGAFNIFLLRQFMLGIPRDLEDSAKIDGCSYFRIYRSIVLPLIKPALATIGIFTFLYVWNDFMGPLVYLTDQRLYPLSLGLFALQALQGGAFSYGLMMSASVMMTVPVILLFFSAQRTFIQGVTLSGLKG